From one Pseudactinotalea sp. HY158 genomic stretch:
- a CDS encoding SRPBCC family protein translates to MDLTHQFTVPAPMAHTWATFNDLEQVVPCFPGAALTSTDGDGFEGSVRVKLGPISMAYKGEGRFVERDEAAGRVVIEASGTDRRGNGVASVTVTATLTAAEEGTSVEVLTDMAITGKPAQFGRGIIQRVSDNLLTQFVDCMRQRMSAGNA, encoded by the coding sequence ATGGATCTCACTCACCAGTTCACCGTGCCGGCCCCGATGGCGCACACGTGGGCCACGTTCAACGACCTCGAACAGGTCGTGCCCTGCTTCCCCGGGGCCGCCCTGACGAGCACCGACGGCGACGGCTTCGAGGGCTCCGTGCGGGTCAAGCTCGGCCCGATCTCGATGGCCTATAAGGGCGAGGGCCGCTTCGTCGAACGCGACGAGGCGGCCGGCCGGGTCGTGATCGAGGCCTCCGGCACGGATCGGCGCGGGAACGGCGTCGCCTCCGTCACCGTCACGGCGACCCTCACCGCGGCCGAGGAGGGAACCTCGGTCGAGGTGCTCACCGACATGGCGATCACGGGCAAGCCCGCCCAGTTCGGCCGCGGCATCATCCAGCGGGTCTCGGACAATCTCCTCACACAGTTCGTCGACTGCATGCGGCAGCGGATGTCAGCCGGGAACGCCTGA
- a CDS encoding ABC transporter ATP-binding protein — protein sequence MSAATSTDLRVTDLWAERLTYVISGARARHELLSRVDLSIAAGRITGVLGPNGAGKSTLLRLVIGALRPSSGDLWFGEAGGIGRRSWTTLPPRVRARQLAMVEQDAQPHEDLTVAEVVSLGRLPFQSRLATATAADAELVTAAMERTGVHALADRSFTTLSGGERQRVHLARALAQSPRVLLLDEPANHLDLRAQLDLLEVIGAVAAAGAGVLVALHDIAMAAEICDEVVVLDAGAIAAIGPPREILTPGLIDRVWGVRAEWVHGATGSALVFSPRR from the coding sequence ATGAGCGCCGCGACGTCCACCGATCTGCGTGTCACGGACCTGTGGGCCGAGCGCCTCACCTACGTGATCTCGGGCGCGCGGGCGCGCCATGAGCTGCTCTCCCGGGTCGATCTGAGCATCGCCGCCGGCCGGATCACCGGCGTCCTCGGACCCAACGGCGCGGGCAAGTCGACGCTGCTGCGGCTCGTCATCGGTGCCCTGCGGCCGAGTTCCGGCGACCTGTGGTTCGGGGAGGCCGGCGGCATCGGGCGTCGATCATGGACGACGCTCCCGCCCCGGGTGCGCGCGCGTCAGCTCGCGATGGTCGAGCAGGATGCCCAGCCCCACGAGGACCTGACCGTGGCCGAGGTCGTCTCCCTCGGGCGGCTGCCGTTCCAGTCGCGGCTGGCCACGGCGACCGCGGCGGATGCCGAGCTCGTGACGGCCGCGATGGAGCGCACCGGGGTGCACGCGCTGGCCGACCGGTCGTTCACGACCCTCTCCGGCGGCGAGCGGCAGCGAGTGCACCTGGCGCGGGCGCTCGCCCAGTCACCGCGGGTGCTGCTGCTGGACGAGCCGGCCAATCATCTCGACCTGCGCGCGCAGCTCGATCTGCTCGAGGTCATCGGCGCGGTCGCCGCCGCCGGGGCCGGGGTGCTCGTCGCGCTGCACGACATCGCCATGGCCGCCGAGATCTGCGACGAGGTGGTCGTACTCGACGCAGGCGCCATCGCGGCGATCGGGCCGCCCCGTGAGATCCTCACCCCCGGCCTCATCGACCGGGTGTGGGGCGTGCGGGCCGAATGGGTGCACGGCGCCACCGGTTCGGCGCTCGTGTTCAGTCCGCGCCGCTGA
- the cofE gene encoding coenzyme F420-0:L-glutamate ligase, which produces MLLAQAPDGLPVFTSGDDVAALLTPALATLTWPDGSSGLRDGDVVVVASKIIARAEGRLIAAKDREEAIDAESVREVARREYPDGTVLRIVETRHGFVTAAAGIDTSNVPAGTALLLPQDPDASARRLRRGLRARLDLRLGVLVTDTVGRPWRRGAADIAIGAAGIDVLDDLRGQVDLQGRELRATVMAVGDEIAAAAELVRGKTTGRPVAVVRGLHSHVIEDDGPGATAAVRTADEDLFRRGVSGAD; this is translated from the coding sequence ATGCTCCTCGCCCAGGCCCCCGACGGCCTCCCCGTGTTCACGAGCGGTGACGACGTCGCCGCGCTCCTCACCCCGGCGCTCGCCACCCTCACGTGGCCCGACGGGTCCTCGGGGCTGCGGGACGGAGACGTCGTGGTGGTCGCCTCGAAGATCATCGCCCGGGCCGAGGGGCGGCTCATCGCCGCGAAGGACCGGGAGGAGGCGATCGACGCCGAATCGGTCCGCGAGGTCGCCCGCCGCGAGTATCCCGACGGCACGGTGCTGCGGATCGTCGAGACCCGGCACGGATTCGTGACGGCCGCGGCCGGGATCGACACCTCGAACGTTCCGGCCGGCACCGCGCTGCTGCTGCCGCAGGATCCGGACGCCTCGGCCCGCCGGCTCCGACGCGGACTGCGCGCCCGCCTCGACCTGCGCCTCGGGGTGCTCGTCACCGACACCGTCGGGCGTCCCTGGCGCCGCGGAGCCGCCGACATCGCGATCGGAGCGGCCGGGATCGACGTGCTCGACGACCTGCGCGGGCAGGTCGACCTTCAGGGCCGGGAGCTGCGGGCCACCGTCATGGCCGTCGGCGACGAGATCGCCGCCGCCGCCGAGCTCGTGCGCGGCAAGACCACCGGCCGTCCCGTCGCCGTCGTGCGCGGCCTCCACTCCCACGTGATCGAGGACGACGGCCCGGGCGCCACCGCCGCTGTGCGCACCGCCGATGAGGACCTGTTCCGCAGGGGCGTCAGCGGCGCGGACTGA
- a CDS encoding RNA polymerase sigma factor, with translation MAASSHARFDELWAHHRELLAFIRRRTEPDIAEDVLAETYLVAWRRIDEVPSEERPWLFTVARNIIRNNYRAAARRRDTAVRIAEGIVPDDGIEGAIATRADLVTAWKRLTAGEQEVLGMVAWDELSHREAAQVLSISSSAFAVRLFRARRRLLHLIEHGRGETT, from the coding sequence ATGGCGGCCAGCAGCCACGCGAGATTCGATGAGCTTTGGGCTCATCACCGCGAGCTGCTGGCCTTCATCCGCCGCCGCACCGAACCGGACATCGCCGAGGACGTCCTGGCGGAGACCTACCTGGTCGCCTGGCGCCGAATCGACGAGGTCCCATCCGAGGAGCGGCCGTGGCTGTTCACGGTGGCGCGCAACATCATCCGCAACAACTACCGGGCCGCGGCGCGCCGGCGAGACACCGCGGTCCGCATCGCAGAAGGCATCGTGCCCGACGACGGGATCGAGGGGGCCATCGCGACCAGGGCCGACCTGGTCACAGCGTGGAAGCGGCTCACGGCCGGCGAGCAGGAGGTCCTGGGCATGGTCGCCTGGGACGAGCTCTCCCACCGCGAGGCGGCCCAGGTTCTCTCCATCAGCTCGAGCGCGTTCGCGGTCCGGCTGTTCCGGGCCCGACGGCGACTGCTCCATCTGATCGAACACGGTCGAGGGGAGACGACATGA
- a CDS encoding putative F420-0 ABC transporter substrate-binding protein: MPDLSRRTRLLTAAGAAVLLTLAACQGGPDPAARPSPTPSPASSAFPLTVTNCGVEVTLPAPPERVVTIKSAATELVLALGAGDRLVGTAFADGPVPDQWAEEGIPVLAEKLPAAEVVLAAEPDLIVAGWESNLTADGVGERDHLADLGIAGYVLPAACQEPEFQPNPLTFEQVFDQITEVGRILDVPGAAADLVAEQHRLLETIEPATGDLTALWYSSGSDTPFVGGGIGAPELIMSTAGLTNIEAGIDDTWASVSWEAVAAADPDVIVLVDSTWNTAEHKREVLAGNPVTAALDAVANERYLVVPFPASEAGVRTAWAAADLAEQLDALAQG; encoded by the coding sequence GTGCCCGATCTCTCCCGCCGGACCCGCCTCCTGACGGCCGCCGGCGCCGCGGTATTACTCACCCTCGCCGCCTGCCAGGGCGGACCGGATCCCGCCGCGCGCCCCTCCCCCACGCCATCGCCCGCGAGCAGCGCCTTCCCGCTCACCGTCACGAACTGCGGCGTCGAGGTGACCCTTCCGGCCCCGCCCGAGCGGGTGGTCACGATCAAGTCGGCGGCGACGGAGCTCGTGCTCGCCCTCGGCGCGGGCGATCGGCTCGTCGGCACCGCGTTCGCCGACGGCCCGGTGCCGGACCAGTGGGCCGAGGAGGGCATCCCGGTGCTCGCCGAGAAGCTGCCCGCCGCCGAGGTCGTGCTCGCGGCGGAGCCCGACCTCATCGTCGCCGGCTGGGAGTCGAACCTCACGGCCGACGGCGTGGGCGAGCGCGACCACCTGGCCGATCTGGGCATCGCCGGGTACGTGCTCCCGGCCGCATGTCAGGAGCCGGAGTTCCAGCCGAATCCGCTCACGTTCGAGCAGGTCTTCGACCAGATCACGGAGGTCGGCCGGATCCTCGACGTCCCCGGCGCGGCGGCCGACCTCGTGGCCGAGCAGCACCGGCTGCTCGAGACCATCGAGCCCGCCACGGGCGATCTCACCGCCCTCTGGTACTCCTCCGGATCGGACACCCCGTTCGTCGGCGGGGGCATCGGGGCTCCCGAGCTCATCATGTCGACCGCGGGCCTGACCAACATCGAGGCGGGGATCGACGACACGTGGGCCTCGGTCTCCTGGGAGGCGGTGGCCGCGGCCGATCCGGACGTCATCGTGCTCGTCGACTCGACCTGGAACACGGCGGAGCACAAGCGTGAGGTGCTCGCCGGCAATCCCGTCACGGCCGCCCTCGACGCGGTCGCGAACGAGCGCTACCTCGTGGTGCCCTTCCCCGCGAGCGAGGCCGGGGTGCGCACGGCCTGGGCGGCGGCCGACCTCGCCGAGCAGCTGGACGCCCTCGCGCAGGGATGA
- a CDS encoding TIGR03557 family F420-dependent LLM class oxidoreductase has translation MSAGRRAGPARARVGTTSGRVAQAGEGAAPLTRAGGRVLGYAPMLEQVGPREAVRLIRRSHEVGLGGVMLADVFQPWTPVQGEAGALWPVLAAAAEHTSGALGAVFTPSYRWHPAVVAQHAATMADLFPGRHWLGLSAGEALNDAITGEYWPRPAERIARLFESADVIGRLFTNSAAGKDTSHDGPHVRLEPVRLWSVPDERPPVLIAAAGPVTARRAGRSADGFITLGGPPERLAGLLDRFRLGAREAGRDPAAATTVVRLHLSWAPDRREAEEQALARWPNGAMRFPKADLRSPFDFAQLARLVRAEDFGDFVHVSADPLEHQAYIQRYLDIGFTHVYLHEVGADQDRWLDVLGEQIMPGLRY, from the coding sequence GTGAGCGCCGGCCGACGCGCCGGGCCGGCCCGGGCGAGAGTGGGGACGACGTCCGGCCGGGTCGCGCAGGCCGGCGAGGGCGCCGCGCCCCTGACTCGCGCGGGCGGCCGGGTGCTCGGTTATGCGCCGATGCTCGAGCAGGTCGGGCCGCGTGAGGCGGTGCGCCTCATCCGCCGCTCGCACGAGGTCGGTCTCGGCGGGGTCATGCTCGCCGACGTCTTCCAGCCGTGGACGCCGGTGCAGGGGGAGGCGGGGGCGCTGTGGCCGGTGCTCGCCGCGGCGGCCGAGCATACGAGCGGGGCGCTCGGCGCCGTGTTCACGCCCTCGTACCGGTGGCATCCGGCCGTGGTCGCCCAGCACGCGGCCACGATGGCCGACCTCTTCCCGGGGCGACACTGGCTCGGGCTGAGCGCCGGGGAGGCCCTGAACGATGCGATCACGGGGGAGTACTGGCCGCGCCCGGCGGAGCGAATCGCCCGGCTGTTCGAATCCGCCGACGTGATCGGCCGGCTCTTCACGAACTCGGCCGCGGGGAAGGACACGAGCCACGACGGCCCGCATGTCCGCCTCGAACCGGTGCGGCTGTGGAGCGTGCCCGATGAGCGCCCGCCGGTGCTCATCGCCGCGGCCGGTCCCGTGACCGCGCGCCGCGCCGGCCGCAGCGCCGATGGATTCATCACCCTCGGGGGCCCGCCCGAACGGCTCGCAGGCCTGCTCGACCGGTTCCGGCTCGGGGCGCGGGAGGCCGGCCGCGATCCGGCGGCCGCGACGACGGTCGTGCGGCTGCATCTGTCGTGGGCTCCGGATCGTCGCGAGGCGGAGGAGCAGGCCTTGGCGCGCTGGCCGAACGGGGCGATGAGGTTCCCGAAGGCCGATCTGCGCTCGCCGTTCGACTTCGCCCAGCTCGCCCGGCTCGTGCGCGCCGAAGACTTCGGGGACTTCGTGCACGTGTCGGCTGATCCGCTCGAGCACCAGGCGTATATCCAGCGCTACCTGGACATCGGCTTCACCCACGTGTATCTGCACGAGGTGGGGGCGGATCAGGACCGCTGGCTCGACGTGCTCGGCGAACAGATCATGCCGGGCCTGCGTTACTGA
- a CDS encoding hexameric tyrosine-coordinated heme protein, translating into MAVWLESLITATPQEGFELAITLSRKGVGYTQPSPEAREALRGGYANDADALTAASQVIATNFQTVAAANNYWRD; encoded by the coding sequence ATGGCAGTGTGGCTGGAATCGCTCATCACGGCAACCCCGCAGGAGGGGTTCGAATTGGCGATCACGCTCTCGCGGAAGGGAGTGGGGTACACCCAGCCCTCCCCGGAGGCTCGGGAGGCACTGCGGGGAGGGTACGCCAACGACGCCGATGCACTCACCGCGGCCTCGCAGGTGATCGCCACGAACTTCCAGACCGTGGCGGCCGCGAACAACTATTGGCGCGACTGA
- a CDS encoding PfkB family carbohydrate kinase yields the protein MTEPFDVLLSGTVFFDIVFTGFPHPPAPGTEVWTSGMGSSPGGIANLAVATARLGLTTGLVAGFSTDLYGDWMWETLSRQEGIDLSHSCRYADWHTPVTVSLAIDDDRSMVTHGHPTPECVGDRMGDPPPARAVFVDMGDPIMRDAPWWRTAADRGSLVFADAGWDPAQEWDRALLDGLAGVHAFTPNAEEAMGYTRTGSARAALHALTEHVPLAVVTDGARGVIAIDSSTGEEARAEALLVNAVDPTGAGDVFAAALAAGTVRGWPLEQRLRFGVLCSALAVQQFGGSLSAPGWGDVADWWHSVQAQAAAGIPGVDHTRAEYGFLADCLPGEALRAVRRAEATIAAFSDADLHHHPLPPRVIRD from the coding sequence ATGACCGAACCCTTCGACGTGCTCCTCTCGGGCACCGTCTTCTTCGACATCGTCTTCACCGGCTTCCCCCATCCCCCGGCGCCCGGCACCGAGGTGTGGACCTCCGGCATGGGCTCCTCCCCCGGCGGGATCGCCAACCTCGCGGTGGCCACGGCGCGCCTCGGCCTCACCACCGGTCTCGTGGCCGGATTCTCCACCGACCTGTACGGGGACTGGATGTGGGAGACCCTCTCCCGGCAGGAGGGCATCGACCTGAGCCACTCGTGCCGGTACGCGGACTGGCATACGCCGGTGACGGTCAGCCTGGCGATCGACGACGACCGCTCGATGGTGACCCACGGCCACCCCACCCCGGAGTGCGTCGGGGACCGGATGGGCGACCCCCCGCCCGCCCGGGCCGTGTTCGTGGACATGGGCGACCCGATCATGCGGGATGCGCCCTGGTGGCGCACCGCGGCCGACCGCGGGTCCCTCGTGTTCGCCGACGCCGGCTGGGATCCGGCCCAGGAATGGGACCGGGCACTGCTCGACGGGCTCGCCGGCGTGCACGCGTTCACCCCGAACGCGGAGGAGGCGATGGGCTACACGCGCACCGGATCGGCGCGTGCGGCGCTGCACGCGTTGACCGAGCACGTGCCGCTCGCGGTCGTGACCGACGGGGCGCGCGGGGTGATCGCGATCGACTCCTCGACCGGGGAGGAGGCCCGGGCCGAGGCCCTGCTGGTCAACGCCGTGGATCCGACGGGCGCCGGGGACGTGTTCGCCGCCGCCCTGGCCGCCGGTACCGTGCGCGGCTGGCCGCTCGAGCAACGCCTGCGGTTCGGGGTGCTGTGCTCGGCGCTGGCGGTGCAGCAGTTCGGCGGGAGCCTCTCGGCGCCCGGCTGGGGCGACGTGGCCGACTGGTGGCACAGCGTGCAGGCGCAGGCGGCCGCCGGGATCCCCGGGGTCGATCACACGAGGGCCGAGTACGGGTTCCTGGCGGACTGCCTCCCCGGTGAGGCGCTGCGCGCAGTGCGCCGGGCGGAGGCGACGATCGCCGCATTCTCCGACGCCGACCTCCATCATCACCCGCTCCCACCACGGGTCATCCGCGACTGA
- a CDS encoding NTP transferase domain-containing protein: protein MTTLEPGPVAHGLLLAAGAGTRMGRPKALLTRPDGTGYLEAAARALLEGGCAEVLVVLGAAAGEARRRLEAAAPTGVRAIECPRWAQGQGESLRCGLRHLRERSNASVAVIQLVDLPDVDARVIRRLLGAAGSAGSTGAGALARAAYDGIGGHPVLLGRDHWAPAAATATGDRGARAYLREHATVLIEAGDLAAGRDVDTPEEYRAAGGLDGPEGSGGSGVPG, encoded by the coding sequence ATGACCACGCTCGAGCCCGGCCCGGTGGCGCACGGCCTCCTCCTCGCGGCCGGCGCCGGCACGAGGATGGGCCGGCCGAAGGCGCTGCTCACCCGCCCCGACGGCACCGGCTACCTCGAGGCGGCGGCCCGCGCGCTCCTCGAGGGCGGCTGCGCCGAGGTCCTCGTCGTGCTCGGCGCCGCGGCCGGCGAGGCCCGCCGCCGGCTCGAGGCCGCGGCGCCGACCGGCGTCCGCGCGATCGAGTGCCCGCGCTGGGCGCAGGGCCAGGGGGAGTCGCTCCGGTGCGGCCTACGCCACCTGCGCGAGCGCTCGAACGCGAGCGTCGCCGTCATCCAGCTCGTCGACCTGCCGGACGTGGATGCGCGCGTGATCCGGCGGCTCCTCGGTGCAGCAGGTTCGGCAGGTTCGACCGGTGCAGGCGCGCTCGCCCGGGCGGCCTACGACGGGATCGGCGGCCATCCCGTGCTGCTCGGGCGCGACCACTGGGCGCCGGCGGCGGCGACCGCGACCGGGGACCGGGGCGCACGCGCCTACCTGCGCGAGCACGCGACGGTCCTGATCGAGGCGGGCGACCTGGCCGCCGGGCGCGACGTCGACACCCCGGAGGAGTACCGGGCGGCGGGGGGCCTCGACGGCCCGGAGGGATCTGGCGGTTCAGGCGTTCCCGGCTGA
- a CDS encoding sulfurtransferase TusA family protein: MTGPSAPAAVLDNRSAPCAIGLIRAAERVRALAPGQELEVLSRDRFAPYEVPLWAERDGHALLAQERTGLWPRRYWRFRIRRG, encoded by the coding sequence ATGACGGGCCCGTCGGCGCCGGCCGCCGTGCTCGACAACCGCTCCGCCCCGTGTGCGATCGGGCTCATCCGGGCCGCCGAGCGCGTGCGGGCGCTCGCGCCGGGGCAGGAGCTGGAGGTGCTCAGCCGTGACCGGTTCGCCCCGTACGAGGTGCCGCTGTGGGCCGAACGCGATGGGCATGCCCTGCTCGCCCAGGAACGCACCGGGCTGTGGCCGCGCCGGTACTGGCGCTTCCGGATCCGCCGCGGCTGA
- a CDS encoding SDR family NAD(P)-dependent oxidoreductase: MTKFAGRVAIVTGGGSGLGEAISKELALGGASVVVSDIDLAGAERVAGEIAAAGGTASAFRQDVADPEQSRLAVEYAVETYGGLHLAVNNAGIGGVSAPAGEVDLADWQRVIDINLNGVLYGMRYQIPELLKDPHGSAIVNMASIHGTVAAPGNGAYTAAKHAVVGLTKNAAAEYGAAGLRINAVGPGYIVTPLLEKNLPTEALALLATKHPLGRLGRAEEVSALTCFLLSPAASFITGSYHLVDGGYTAV; this comes from the coding sequence ATGACGAAGTTCGCGGGCAGGGTGGCGATCGTGACCGGGGGCGGTTCCGGACTCGGGGAGGCGATCTCGAAGGAGCTCGCGCTCGGCGGGGCCTCGGTGGTCGTCTCGGACATCGACCTCGCCGGCGCCGAGCGCGTGGCCGGGGAGATCGCGGCGGCGGGCGGCACGGCCTCGGCCTTCCGGCAGGACGTGGCCGACCCGGAGCAGTCCCGGCTGGCGGTGGAGTACGCGGTCGAGACCTACGGGGGGCTCCACCTCGCCGTCAACAATGCGGGCATCGGCGGCGTGAGCGCGCCGGCCGGCGAGGTCGACCTCGCGGACTGGCAGCGGGTCATCGACATCAACCTGAACGGCGTGCTGTACGGGATGCGCTACCAGATCCCGGAGCTGCTCAAGGATCCCCACGGCTCGGCGATCGTCAACATGGCCTCGATCCACGGCACCGTGGCGGCTCCCGGGAACGGGGCCTACACCGCGGCCAAGCACGCGGTCGTGGGGCTGACGAAGAACGCCGCCGCCGAGTACGGTGCGGCGGGCCTGCGGATCAACGCCGTCGGGCCGGGATACATCGTGACCCCGCTGCTCGAGAAGAACCTGCCGACCGAGGCGCTCGCGCTGCTCGCGACCAAGCACCCGCTGGGGCGGCTGGGCCGGGCGGAGGAGGTCTCGGCGCTCACGTGCTTCCTACTCTCGCCGGCGGCGAGCTTCATCACCGGCAGCTACCACCTCGTCGACGGCGGCTACACGGCCGTGTGA
- a CDS encoding iron chelate uptake ABC transporter family permease subunit — MTTTQRPDRGSSAAAPGEAAPGEAVPRRRPPARGRGRVALAGWIVAGLALLVASLVVALTIGPANSTAAGSIEPLRPADVLASAAHHVREALAAIGLGGDPGPGPLSAIREAIVWQGRAPRILVAVFVGSGLALAGAVMQSVTRNPLADPYLLGLSSGASLGAVLVLLLGVGILLPVAAFAGAMAALLLTLSIGGGSAAPHRLVLAGVAVAQGLSALVSFAIFTTARGDSYRDILGWLLGSLSGATWAAVAIAAAATILVGAVLVASARTLDSFAFGEVTAASLGVRVVRSRWLLLTASALLTGALVSVSGSIGFVGLVLPHMVRLVAGTRHRVVLPLAALGGGIFLLWADTAARTLFAPLEVPVGILTAAIGAPVFAVLLARRRRGGGR; from the coding sequence ATGACCACGACCCAGCGTCCCGATCGCGGATCCAGCGCCGCGGCCCCCGGGGAGGCGGCCCCCGGGGAGGCGGTTCCGCGGCGCCGGCCGCCCGCACGGGGCCGCGGCCGGGTGGCGCTCGCGGGCTGGATCGTCGCCGGGCTCGCGCTGCTGGTCGCCTCACTCGTCGTCGCGTTGACCATCGGGCCCGCGAACTCGACCGCGGCCGGCTCGATCGAACCGCTGCGGCCCGCCGACGTGCTCGCCTCCGCCGCCCACCACGTCCGGGAGGCGCTCGCCGCGATCGGCCTCGGCGGGGATCCCGGCCCGGGCCCGCTCTCGGCCATCCGGGAGGCGATCGTCTGGCAGGGCCGCGCGCCGCGCATCCTCGTGGCGGTCTTCGTCGGATCGGGGCTGGCGCTGGCCGGGGCCGTCATGCAGTCGGTCACCCGCAACCCGCTGGCCGACCCGTATCTGCTCGGCCTCAGTTCCGGCGCCTCGCTCGGCGCGGTGCTCGTGCTGCTGCTCGGCGTGGGGATCCTGTTGCCGGTGGCCGCGTTCGCCGGCGCGATGGCGGCCCTCCTGCTCACGCTGAGCATCGGGGGCGGATCGGCGGCCCCGCACCGGCTCGTGCTCGCCGGGGTGGCCGTGGCCCAGGGTCTCTCGGCGCTCGTCTCGTTCGCGATCTTCACCACCGCCCGCGGCGACTCCTACCGCGACATCCTCGGCTGGCTGCTCGGCTCCCTCTCCGGTGCCACGTGGGCGGCGGTGGCGATCGCGGCCGCCGCGACGATCCTCGTGGGCGCCGTGCTCGTCGCCTCCGCCCGGACCCTCGACTCGTTCGCGTTCGGGGAGGTGACCGCGGCCTCCCTCGGCGTGCGGGTCGTGCGCTCCCGATGGCTGCTGCTCACGGCGAGCGCGCTGCTCACCGGGGCGCTGGTGAGCGTGAGCGGCTCGATCGGGTTCGTCGGCCTCGTGCTGCCCCACATGGTGCGCCTCGTCGCCGGCACCCGGCACCGGGTCGTGCTCCCCCTGGCCGCGCTCGGCGGCGGCATCTTCCTGCTCTGGGCCGACACCGCCGCGCGCACGCTGTTCGCGCCGCTCGAGGTGCCCGTGGGCATCCTCACCGCCGCGATCGGGGCGCCCGTGTTCGCCGTCCTGCTCGCCCGCCGACGTCGAGGCGGCGGCCGATGA
- a CDS encoding 6-phospho-beta-glucosidase, whose translation MRLTILGGGGFRVPLVYSAVTAARHRVPITEVTLHDSDPARLAAMGRVLEDYRGDHPGAPAVRLAASEVEAITGADVVFAAIRVGGTAGRVLDERVALGRGLLGQETIGAGGLAYALRTVPVMERLARLIATHAPDAWVINFTNPAGMITEAMRAHHARVVGICDTPIGLVRRVARVLDLDLGDWSGVDVGYLGLNHLGWLKQLIVDGVDRLPALLADAGLLERIEEARLLGLEWVQTLGALPNEYLYYYYFAREVTASVSGAAATRGEFLDVQQSGFYSQVAEHPGIAHKLWQTTLDEREATYMAEARGADEEREEADQGGGYHEVAIDLMAALLAGERNAMILDVPGDGAIPDLPDDAVVEMPCRVDAAGVHPILPAARLGLDELGLVTAVKGADRLLIEAARTGSRSLAWRAFGSHPLVDSVAVARGLVDDYIAAQPLIARVLTNP comes from the coding sequence ATGCGTCTGACGATCCTCGGCGGCGGCGGGTTCCGCGTGCCGCTGGTGTATTCGGCCGTGACGGCCGCCCGGCACCGCGTCCCGATCACCGAGGTCACGCTGCACGACAGCGATCCGGCCCGCCTCGCGGCCATGGGCCGGGTGCTCGAGGACTACCGCGGCGACCACCCCGGGGCGCCCGCGGTGCGCCTGGCCGCGAGCGAGGTCGAGGCGATCACGGGAGCGGACGTCGTCTTCGCGGCCATCCGCGTGGGCGGTACCGCGGGGCGTGTGCTCGACGAACGCGTCGCCCTCGGCCGCGGCCTGCTCGGCCAGGAGACGATCGGGGCGGGCGGGCTCGCCTACGCGCTGCGCACCGTGCCGGTGATGGAGCGCCTCGCACGGCTCATCGCCACCCACGCCCCGGATGCGTGGGTCATCAACTTCACGAACCCGGCCGGCATGATCACCGAGGCGATGCGCGCCCACCATGCGCGCGTCGTCGGCATCTGCGACACCCCGATCGGGCTCGTGCGCCGGGTCGCCCGCGTGCTCGACCTCGACCTGGGCGACTGGTCGGGGGTCGACGTCGGCTACCTCGGGCTCAATCACCTCGGGTGGCTCAAGCAGCTGATCGTGGACGGCGTCGATCGCCTGCCCGCGCTCCTCGCCGATGCCGGGCTGCTCGAGCGCATCGAGGAGGCACGCCTGCTGGGCCTCGAGTGGGTGCAGACCCTCGGCGCGCTGCCGAACGAGTACCTGTACTACTACTACTTCGCGCGCGAGGTCACCGCCTCCGTCAGCGGTGCCGCGGCGACCCGGGGGGAGTTCCTCGACGTCCAGCAGAGCGGCTTCTATTCGCAGGTCGCCGAGCATCCGGGCATCGCCCACAAGCTGTGGCAGACGACGCTCGACGAGCGCGAGGCGACGTATATGGCCGAGGCCCGCGGCGCCGACGAGGAGCGCGAGGAGGCCGACCAGGGCGGCGGCTATCACGAGGTCGCGATCGATCTCATGGCGGCACTGCTCGCCGGTGAGCGGAACGCGATGATCCTCGACGTGCCCGGTGACGGCGCGATCCCGGATCTTCCCGACGACGCCGTGGTCGAGATGCCCTGCCGAGTGGATGCGGCCGGGGTCCATCCCATCCTGCCGGCCGCCCGACTCGGCCTCGACGAGCTCGGTCTGGTCACCGCGGTCAAGGGCGCCGACCGGCTGCTCATCGAGGCGGCCCGAACCGGCTCGCGCTCGCTGGCGTGGCGGGCGTTCGGCAGCCATCCGCTCGTCGACTCGGTCGCCGTGGCCCGCGGTCTCGTGGACGACTACATCGCCGCCCAGCCGCTCATCGCCCGGGTGCTCACGAACCCGTGA